A section of the Microcoleus sp. FACHB-831 genome encodes:
- the hpf gene encoding ribosome hibernation-promoting factor, HPF/YfiA family: protein MKLVIHGKNIEITDAIREYVNQKIEKAVSHFQNLTTEVNVHLSVARNPRINTKQAAEVTIYANGTVIRAEESSESLYASIDLVADKIARQLRKYKERRLDKKTNALPKTGEVVEQQPVVGDLVGDREPELPTEVVRTKYFAMPPMALDEALEQLQLVGHDFYMFRNAETGEINVIYERNHGGYGVIEPRNGNGHTNGKNGKTALGNSAVPEKAH from the coding sequence ATGAAGCTTGTTATCCACGGGAAAAACATAGAAATCACAGATGCGATTCGCGAATACGTGAATCAAAAGATTGAGAAAGCAGTAAGCCACTTTCAAAACTTAACGACCGAAGTAAACGTGCATTTGTCAGTGGCTCGCAATCCCCGGATAAATACTAAACAGGCGGCTGAAGTAACAATTTACGCTAACGGTACGGTGATCCGCGCTGAAGAAAGCAGCGAAAGCCTATACGCTAGCATAGACTTGGTTGCTGATAAAATTGCTCGACAACTGCGTAAATATAAAGAACGGCGTCTGGATAAGAAGACCAATGCGCTACCAAAAACTGGAGAGGTTGTGGAACAACAGCCAGTGGTGGGCGATTTGGTTGGCGATCGCGAACCAGAACTGCCGACAGAAGTAGTGCGTACCAAATATTTTGCTATGCCGCCGATGGCCCTAGATGAAGCCTTAGAACAGCTACAGCTAGTCGGTCACGATTTCTATATGTTCCGCAATGCTGAAACGGGCGAAATTAACGTGATTTACGAGCGCAATCACGGCGGCTATGGCGTAATTGAACCTCGTAATGGCAACGGTCATACTAATGGCAAAAATGGCAAAACTGCATTGGGCAATAGCGCTGTGCCAGAAAAAGCACATTGA
- a CDS encoding peroxiredoxin — protein sequence MAIKVGDIAPDFTLTSHSGAQVSLKDFRGKKSVVLYFYPKDDTPGCTKESCAFRDQYEVFKQAGAEVIGVSSDSTASHEQFATKYQLPFTLLSDTGNQLRKLYGVPSTLGILPGRVTYVIDRNGVVQHIFNSMLNFNGHVEESLKTLQQLAK from the coding sequence ATGGCTATCAAAGTTGGAGATATCGCGCCGGATTTCACCCTTACTTCCCACTCAGGAGCGCAAGTAAGCCTGAAAGACTTTCGAGGCAAAAAATCTGTCGTCCTCTATTTCTACCCAAAAGACGACACTCCTGGATGCACTAAGGAATCCTGTGCTTTTCGAGATCAATATGAAGTTTTCAAACAAGCAGGTGCAGAAGTAATTGGCGTTAGCAGCGACTCAACGGCATCTCACGAACAATTTGCTACCAAGTACCAATTACCTTTTACTCTATTAAGCGACACTGGCAATCAGTTGCGGAAGCTATACGGCGTCCCGTCTACTTTAGGAATTCTTCCGGGTCGAGTAACTTATGTTATCGATCGCAATGGAGTTGTCCAGCATATCTTTAACTCGATGTTAAACTTCAACGGTCACGTTGAAGAGTCGCTGAAAACTTTGCAACAACTGGCTAAGTAG
- a CDS encoding metal ABC transporter permease — protein sequence MLESLIEPLQYGFMQRSLVIAILVGLLCAVVGSYLMVQRLALLGDAISHSVLPGLAIAFMLGANIFIGAFIAGVLSTMAIAWIRTRSPIKEDAAMGIVFSAFFALGVTLITLIQKDNKIDLNHFLFGNLLAVTIEEVRDTAIIAAIVLILVVLLYKELLFYTFDPLGAETAGLPVNLLNFGLMLLIALTIVASMKAVGVILVLSLLITPGATAYLLFKQLHQVMIFGAIIGIISSISGMYLSYFYNLPSGPAIVLVVSGLFVLALLFSPSHGIFTNKQAKSGQLSSVLRELKTLLGSRSLR from the coding sequence ATGCTGGAATCACTAATTGAGCCGTTGCAGTATGGCTTCATGCAGCGATCGCTCGTAATTGCCATTCTAGTTGGGTTGCTCTGCGCTGTGGTTGGCAGCTATCTCATGGTGCAGCGACTAGCTTTACTGGGAGACGCCATCAGCCACTCAGTATTGCCAGGGTTGGCGATCGCTTTTATGCTGGGGGCCAATATCTTTATCGGGGCCTTTATTGCCGGGGTTTTGAGTACAATGGCGATCGCCTGGATAAGGACGCGATCGCCCATCAAAGAAGACGCCGCGATGGGTATAGTATTCTCCGCCTTCTTTGCCCTCGGCGTCACCTTAATTACCCTCATCCAGAAAGATAACAAAATTGACCTTAACCACTTTTTATTTGGCAACCTTTTGGCTGTCACAATTGAAGAAGTCCGCGACACAGCAATTATCGCCGCAATTGTGTTAATTCTTGTCGTGTTGTTGTACAAAGAGCTGCTATTTTACACCTTCGATCCGTTGGGCGCAGAAACAGCAGGATTGCCAGTTAATCTGCTCAACTTTGGGTTGATGCTGCTAATTGCCCTAACGATTGTCGCCAGCATGAAAGCCGTCGGTGTCATCCTAGTTTTATCCCTGCTAATTACGCCAGGAGCAACAGCCTATCTATTATTTAAGCAGTTGCACCAAGTAATGATTTTTGGGGCAATAATTGGAATTATATCCAGCATCAGCGGGATGTATCTCAGCTATTTCTACAACTTGCCTTCTGGCCCAGCCATTGTATTAGTTGTATCGGGCTTATTTGTGTTAGCGCTATTATTTAGCCCCAGTCACGGCATATTCACGAATAAACAGGCTAAATCTGGGCAACTATCGTCAGTACTGCGAGAGTTAAAAACGTTGCTCGGTTCGCGTAGCCTGCGGTAG
- the lipB gene encoding lipoyl(octanoyl) transferase LipB codes for MILSRDECSAGDVGSPLRECWLYNRGLMRYEEALAWQRSLQSSRVNDQNLNDVLILLEHPPVYTLGTRATLDFLKFDPAATNWDVYRVERGGEVTYHCPGQLVGYPILNLRYYQQDLHWYLRKLEEVLIRSLAVYGLKGDRVPGMTGVWLEGKKVAAIGIKVSRWITMHGFALNVCPDLGGFERIVPCGIADKPVGSLAQFIPGIDLDEVRAVVATAFAEVFGVKLMNGE; via the coding sequence ATGATTTTAAGTAGAGATGAATGTTCTGCTGGGGATGTTGGCTCGCCGTTAAGGGAATGCTGGTTGTACAACCGGGGGCTAATGCGCTATGAAGAAGCCTTGGCATGGCAGCGATCGCTTCAAAGTAGCCGCGTCAACGATCAAAATCTGAATGATGTCTTGATTTTGCTAGAACATCCCCCCGTCTATACGTTGGGTACTAGAGCAACTCTGGATTTTCTCAAATTTGACCCAGCCGCAACTAACTGGGATGTCTACCGAGTCGAACGAGGGGGGGAGGTGACTTACCATTGTCCAGGTCAGCTTGTAGGCTACCCGATTCTAAATTTGCGGTATTACCAGCAAGATTTGCACTGGTATCTGCGAAAGCTTGAAGAGGTGTTGATTCGCAGTCTTGCTGTCTATGGGCTAAAGGGCGATCGCGTTCCTGGTATGACTGGCGTCTGGCTGGAGGGGAAAAAAGTCGCCGCTATTGGTATCAAAGTCAGCCGCTGGATTACCATGCACGGCTTTGCTTTAAATGTTTGTCCCGATCTGGGCGGCTTTGAGCGCATTGTTCCTTGCGGCATTGCAGATAAACCAGTCGGTAGTCTGGCGCAATTTATTCCAGGAATTGACCTCGATGAGGTACGCGCTGTTGTTGCTACAGCTTTTGCAGAAGTTTTTGGCGTCAAGCTAATGAATGGGGAATAG
- a CDS encoding adenylate/guanylate cyclase domain-containing protein — MTVRPTPYLLLKTESGNRYLPLVGSNCWTVGRSDDNNFVLSDRWISRNHAMLQSTETSEFYLIDLGSRNGSFVNGRRVSIPVTLRTGDRLTFGQTELEFHCPSVKRDNQTNMGLVDKETITSTLHVRRLISVMVVDIRDFTVLTRQIDEKILSAAIGTWFRQAGNIIRDYGSWVDKYIGDAVMAIWFHGAKGVTNEEMMQILQAVSDLYKMTVDLSNKYPLPFPMRIGAGINTGYAMVGNTGSGDRPDYTAIGDTVNAAFRLESATKQLGLDVALGETTYTYLLQLGANEKGFEQYTVNLKGYEVPTLTYAGSFVDLDNFLLNNITR, encoded by the coding sequence GTGACTGTGCGACCCACTCCATATCTGCTCCTTAAAACAGAGTCCGGTAATCGCTATCTGCCATTGGTGGGTAGTAACTGCTGGACAGTTGGCCGCAGCGACGATAACAATTTTGTGTTGTCGGATCGATGGATTTCGCGCAACCACGCCATGTTGCAGTCAACTGAGACGAGCGAGTTTTATCTAATTGACTTGGGGAGCCGCAATGGTTCTTTTGTCAATGGCCGCAGAGTAAGCATTCCTGTAACTTTACGCACTGGCGATCGCCTCACTTTTGGCCAGACAGAACTAGAGTTCCATTGCCCATCGGTAAAACGTGACAATCAAACCAACATGGGGTTGGTAGACAAAGAGACCATCACCTCAACATTGCACGTCAGGCGTCTAATCTCAGTAATGGTCGTAGACATCCGCGACTTTACCGTACTGACCAGGCAAATTGATGAAAAGATTCTCTCAGCCGCCATCGGTACTTGGTTCCGTCAAGCCGGGAATATCATCCGAGACTATGGCAGTTGGGTCGATAAATACATCGGCGACGCAGTAATGGCCATCTGGTTTCACGGTGCCAAAGGCGTCACCAATGAAGAGATGATGCAAATTTTACAGGCAGTGAGCGACCTGTATAAAATGACCGTAGATTTGAGCAATAAGTATCCATTGCCTTTCCCCATGCGAATCGGCGCTGGGATCAATACAGGTTATGCAATGGTAGGCAACACAGGTTCGGGCGATCGCCCTGACTACACTGCCATCGGCGATACAGTTAATGCAGCCTTTCGTTTGGAATCAGCCACCAAGCAGCTTGGTCTAGATGTCGCCTTGGGAGAAACAACCTATACCTATCTGTTACAGTTGGGCGCAAACGAGAAGGGATTTGAGCAATATACGGTCAATTTAAAGGGATACGAGGTGCCAACCTTGACCTATGCTGGCTCTTTTGTAGATTTGGATAATTTTTTGCTCAACAATATAACTCGGTAA
- a CDS encoding dienelactone hydrolase → MTVRGFFRAVKVESAKPPYDTIHLKVLYPAQISGSQQQLAQGILPADSDLAPFPIVIFFGGINCEPSMYHWLAVQLAQRGMVVVTYAWIGENLPGMVSLSPGVDIAMAKPATYGTGSTALALPALLAELESLQANGILAGMLNLQQIILGGHSAGGRMALENANPRFYPPVAAAFSYGAHSAAATMLGFPPNTILPLPSDVPMLLMGGTRDGVIAANRWIYGMSGADPTESIRRTFEEAIAGGRDDKYLLLLEGANHFSIAYPSDSTVGSSLQDLPATQPEDAIRSLLGDAVGLFIDAHVRHKRGASQALDELLSSHNPLVAFYVERK, encoded by the coding sequence ATGACAGTTCGCGGTTTTTTCCGAGCAGTTAAAGTCGAAAGTGCCAAGCCACCTTACGACACCATCCATTTAAAAGTGCTATATCCTGCCCAAATATCGGGAAGCCAACAGCAACTTGCTCAAGGCATACTGCCAGCAGATTCCGATTTAGCACCATTTCCAATAGTTATTTTCTTTGGGGGAATCAACTGCGAACCCTCTATGTACCACTGGCTTGCAGTTCAGCTTGCCCAACGGGGAATGGTGGTAGTGACATATGCCTGGATTGGCGAAAACCTGCCAGGGATGGTTAGCCTAAGTCCTGGCGTTGATATAGCTATGGCTAAGCCCGCAACTTATGGCACTGGTTCGACAGCTTTGGCTTTACCTGCACTGCTAGCCGAACTCGAAAGCCTCCAGGCAAACGGGATACTGGCGGGAATGCTGAACTTGCAACAAATAATTTTGGGCGGTCACTCCGCTGGTGGGAGAATGGCTCTAGAAAATGCTAACCCCCGCTTTTATCCCCCCGTCGCGGCGGCTTTTTCCTATGGTGCCCACAGCGCCGCAGCCACTATGCTGGGGTTTCCACCGAATACGATTTTACCCCTTCCCTCCGATGTGCCAATGCTTCTTATGGGCGGTACAAGGGATGGGGTTATTGCTGCGAACAGATGGATTTATGGCATGAGTGGCGCAGATCCTACGGAGTCAATTAGGCGTACTTTTGAGGAGGCGATCGCTGGTGGGCGAGATGACAAGTATCTACTACTGCTGGAAGGGGCTAATCACTTTTCCATCGCTTATCCGTCAGATAGTACCGTTGGCTCGTCACTTCAAGACTTGCCCGCTACTCAGCCGGAAGATGCAATCCGTTCTCTACTGGGCGACGCTGTTGGTTTGTTTATTGATGCTCATGTTCGGCACAAAAGGGGAGCATCCCAGGCGCTTGATGAGTTGCTAAGTAGCCATAATCCTTTAGTTGCATTTTATGTTGAGCGGAAGTAG